In Corylus avellana chromosome ca2, CavTom2PMs-1.0, the following proteins share a genomic window:
- the LOC132168711 gene encoding uncharacterized protein LOC132168711, whose protein sequence is MQELTTSEALEEGNVEGTSVDDRMQEIVTQVLGGRRTGHVRGMGCGLIPTPLRTSSQAFTQFDNHDECRKRQEDTQSELQQTRIELHQYRENLQANVEETNKLKATVEFLMSRIGGSGGSLLGGASSEANN, encoded by the exons atgcaagaattaacaaccagtgaggccttagaggaaggcaatgtggagggaacaagtgtggatgaccgaatgcaagaaatagtcacacaagtactagggggccgacgaactgggcacgttagaggaatgggatgcggtcttattcctacccctttaagaacttcatctcaagcgttcacccagttcgacaaccacgatgagtgtaggaaaagacaagaagatactcaaagcgagcttcaacagactagaattgaacttcatcagtacagagagaatttgcaagccaacgttgaggaaacgaacaaattaaaagccactgttgagttcttaatgtcacgtattggagg gtctggagggagcttgcttggaggtgcatcaagtgaagccaacaattga